A portion of the Corynebacterium occultum genome contains these proteins:
- a CDS encoding M20 family metallopeptidase produces MGITASVDTWLLAHREKVVGWRRHLHQHPELSHLEQRTTDFLEMILREHGLEPHRFPGTGLMVDLGPTDGPRVAFRADIDALPITEATGLDFSSVEPGVMHACGHDVHTTVALALACALSEAKLHTGVRIIFQPAEEVMEGGASEVIEWGGLEGVGAIFAVHAEPKLRVGRIGVRTGAITSASDVVKIKVTGPGGHSSRPHLTGDVVYALSSLVTTLPALLSRRVDPRTGTVLVFGTINSGYAPNAIPETGTLSGTLRTADLKTWRTIRPLFEELVGQVLAPTGCNFEVDYTRGVPPVINDDLATAMLADAARVIDPQAVVQAPQSSGGEDFSWYLEHVPGSMARLGCWSGEGTTQDLHQADLVVDERSIGVGVRLFASVVEQYGADASAAGPFLD; encoded by the coding sequence ATGGGGATTACCGCGAGCGTCGACACGTGGCTTTTGGCTCATCGTGAGAAAGTGGTCGGCTGGCGCCGTCACCTGCATCAACACCCCGAACTCTCACACCTTGAGCAGCGCACGACCGATTTCCTCGAAATGATCCTGCGGGAACATGGCCTGGAGCCCCACCGCTTCCCCGGTACCGGTCTGATGGTGGATCTGGGCCCCACGGACGGCCCCAGGGTCGCTTTCCGGGCTGATATTGACGCTCTGCCCATCACCGAAGCCACCGGCCTGGACTTCAGCTCCGTGGAACCCGGTGTCATGCACGCCTGCGGACATGATGTGCACACCACCGTCGCCCTGGCACTGGCCTGCGCCCTGAGTGAGGCGAAGCTGCACACCGGTGTCCGCATCATCTTCCAGCCCGCCGAAGAAGTCATGGAAGGCGGCGCCTCCGAAGTCATCGAATGGGGTGGACTTGAGGGTGTGGGCGCGATCTTCGCGGTCCACGCCGAACCCAAACTCCGGGTCGGTCGGATCGGTGTCCGCACCGGAGCCATCACCTCCGCCTCTGATGTGGTCAAAATCAAGGTCACCGGCCCCGGTGGTCACAGCTCTCGTCCGCACCTGACGGGTGATGTGGTCTACGCCCTCTCATCACTGGTCACCACCTTGCCTGCGCTGCTGTCCCGTCGCGTGGATCCGCGCACCGGAACTGTCCTGGTTTTCGGCACCATCAACTCCGGTTACGCCCCCAACGCCATCCCGGAGACCGGTACCCTAAGCGGTACCCTGCGCACCGCAGACCTGAAGACCTGGCGCACCATCCGGCCGCTCTTCGAGGAGCTCGTCGGGCAGGTGCTCGCACCCACAGGCTGCAACTTTGAGGTCGACTACACCCGGGGAGTGCCGCCGGTGATCAATGATGATCTGGCCACCGCGATGCTTGCCGACGCCGCGCGCGTCATCGACCCGCAGGCTGTCGTCCAGGCCCCGCAGTCCTCCGGTGGGGAGGACTTCTCCTGGTACCTGGAACATGTTCCGGGCTCCATGGCCAGGCTCGGCTGCTGGTCCGGTGAAGGCACCACCCAGGATCTGCACCAGGCGGATCTGGTGGTCGATGAACGGTCCATCGGGGTCGGGGTCCGGCTCTTCGCCTCCGTGGTGGAGCAGTACGGAGCGGACGCGTCGGCGGCGGGCCCCTTCTTGGATTAG
- a CDS encoding NAD(P)H-quinone dehydrogenase: MTKRIVIIGGGPAGYEAALAGAKYGAEITLIEDQGLGGSAVIHDCVPSKSFIAGSGIKTDMRRADDMGLNKGIGDATIDLDALNHRVRALAADQSADVRSQIERIGVRIIDGRGSFDDYEPKQTIHFIKAMHRDGTEETIECDLVLVATGATPRILDGAKPDNERILTWQQVYDLKETPEHLIVVGSGVTGAEFVSAFAELGVKVTMVASRDRILPHDDADAADVLETVLRERGVSLEKHARVDTVTRTEDGGVCVRTADGREIFGSHALMSIGSIPKTQNLGLDGVGVETTRSGHIKVDRVSRTNVPGIYAAGDCTDLFPLASVAAMQGRVAMYHALGEGVSPIRLKTVATAVFTRPEIAAVGVTHEQIKSGEVSARVIVLPLRRNPRAKMRSLRHGFVKLFCRRNSGLIIGGVVVAPTASELILPIAVAVTNRLTVADLADTFSVYPSLSGSITEAARQLVQHDDLG; this comes from the coding sequence TTGACCAAGAGAATCGTCATCATCGGCGGCGGTCCCGCCGGCTATGAAGCAGCCCTGGCCGGCGCCAAGTACGGTGCCGAAATCACCCTCATCGAGGATCAGGGCCTGGGCGGTTCCGCGGTCATCCACGACTGTGTCCCCTCCAAGTCCTTCATCGCCGGCTCCGGCATCAAAACCGATATGCGCCGGGCCGATGACATGGGCCTGAACAAGGGCATCGGCGATGCCACCATCGACCTGGATGCCCTCAACCACCGCGTGAGGGCTCTGGCCGCCGACCAGTCCGCGGATGTCCGCTCCCAGATCGAACGCATCGGGGTGCGCATCATCGACGGTCGCGGCAGCTTCGATGACTATGAGCCGAAGCAGACCATCCACTTCATCAAGGCCATGCACCGCGACGGCACCGAAGAAACCATCGAGTGTGACCTGGTCCTGGTCGCCACCGGCGCCACACCGCGCATCCTCGATGGCGCCAAGCCCGATAATGAGCGCATCCTCACCTGGCAGCAGGTCTATGACCTGAAGGAGACCCCGGAGCACCTCATCGTCGTCGGTTCCGGTGTCACCGGTGCCGAATTCGTCTCCGCCTTCGCCGAGCTGGGTGTCAAGGTCACCATGGTCGCCTCCCGGGACCGCATCCTGCCCCACGATGACGCTGACGCCGCCGATGTCCTGGAGACCGTGCTCAGGGAGCGGGGTGTCTCCCTGGAGAAGCATGCCCGCGTGGACACCGTCACCCGCACCGAGGACGGTGGGGTCTGTGTCCGCACCGCCGATGGCCGCGAGATCTTCGGTTCCCACGCCCTGATGTCCATCGGCTCCATCCCCAAGACCCAGAACCTGGGTCTGGATGGCGTCGGTGTGGAAACCACCCGCTCCGGCCACATCAAGGTAGACCGGGTCTCCCGCACCAATGTCCCCGGCATCTACGCCGCCGGTGACTGCACCGACCTCTTCCCCCTGGCTTCTGTCGCCGCCATGCAGGGCCGCGTCGCGATGTACCACGCCCTGGGTGAAGGTGTTTCCCCGATCCGTCTGAAGACCGTGGCCACCGCCGTGTTCACCCGCCCGGAGATCGCCGCCGTGGGTGTCACCCATGAGCAGATCAAGTCCGGCGAGGTTTCCGCCCGGGTGATCGTGCTGCCGCTGCGCCGCAACCCCCGTGCCAAGATGCGTTCCCTGCGCCACGGTTTCGTCAAGCTCTTCTGTCGCCGCAACTCCGGCCTGATCATCGGTGGTGTCGTGGTCGCCCCGACCGCCTCCGAACTGATCCTGCCGATCGCGGTGGCCGTGACCAACCGCCTGACCGTGGCTGACCTGGCCGACACCTTCTCGGTCTACCCCTCGCTCTCCGGGTCGATCACAGAGGCCGCCCGCCAGCTCGTCCAGCACGACGACCTGGGCTAG
- a CDS encoding flavin-containing monooxygenase, with amino-acid sequence MSDHHRSAAEDWLEKLAAATGQDSAEAAAAAVGELFEEEGYWRDLLAFSWNLSTAEGRDEINRMVQETWPRCILQNPALDGEVVDEGEGVLRAFLTFDSQDFHCRGVLRLRNGKAWTLLSSAQELINFPEPRGRNRDLGVEHGVRAERKNWATLKAERQAALGVSEQPFVLVVGGGQGGIALAARLKRQGVSTLVVDKHPRPGDQWRSRYSSLCLHDPVWYDHLPYIPFPDDWPVFTPKDKMGDWLEHYVGIMDLDYWPNTNCEQAHFDEESGRWTVRVNRDGQEIDLHPEHVVLATGMSGLPNRPQLKGQERFHGEIRHSSEHPGGGADQGKNVIVLGANNSAHDICADLYENGAHPVMIQRSSTHISRSGTLMKEVFGPLYSEEALESGLDTESADLLFASWPYKILHEVQKPIFDRIREQDKEFYEGLEKAGFLLDFGDDDSGLFLKYLRRASGYYIDVGASELIASGKVELHSGVTIEEVKENSVVLSDGTELPADVIVLATGYGSMNGWAAQLISQEVAERVGKCWGLGSDTTKDPGPWEGELRNMWKPTRQPNLWFHGGNLHQSRHYSRYLALQLKARAEGMDTPVYGLAEVHHAA; translated from the coding sequence ATGAGCGATCATCACCGCAGCGCTGCCGAAGACTGGTTGGAGAAACTAGCTGCAGCCACCGGGCAGGACAGCGCGGAAGCTGCCGCCGCAGCAGTGGGCGAACTTTTCGAGGAGGAGGGTTATTGGCGTGACCTGCTGGCATTCTCCTGGAACCTCAGCACCGCTGAGGGGCGGGATGAGATCAACCGGATGGTTCAGGAAACCTGGCCGCGTTGCATCCTGCAGAACCCTGCACTCGACGGGGAAGTCGTCGATGAGGGCGAAGGCGTGCTGCGCGCTTTCCTCACCTTCGACTCCCAGGACTTCCACTGCCGTGGGGTGCTGCGGCTGCGCAACGGCAAGGCCTGGACCCTGCTCAGCTCCGCTCAGGAGCTCATCAACTTTCCCGAACCCCGCGGCCGGAACCGTGACCTCGGGGTAGAACACGGGGTGCGTGCGGAGCGGAAGAACTGGGCCACCCTGAAGGCGGAACGTCAGGCCGCACTCGGGGTCAGCGAACAGCCCTTCGTGCTGGTGGTGGGTGGAGGCCAGGGCGGCATTGCCCTGGCTGCCCGACTGAAGCGTCAGGGGGTGAGCACCCTGGTCGTCGATAAGCATCCCCGCCCGGGAGACCAGTGGCGGTCCCGCTACTCCTCGCTCTGTCTACATGACCCGGTCTGGTACGACCACCTGCCCTACATCCCCTTCCCCGACGACTGGCCGGTGTTCACCCCGAAGGACAAGATGGGCGACTGGCTGGAGCACTATGTCGGCATCATGGACCTGGACTACTGGCCCAACACCAACTGCGAGCAGGCGCACTTCGATGAGGAGAGCGGCCGTTGGACAGTACGGGTCAACCGTGACGGGCAGGAAATTGACCTCCACCCCGAGCATGTGGTGCTGGCCACCGGCATGTCCGGACTGCCCAACCGCCCCCAGCTGAAGGGGCAGGAGAGGTTCCACGGGGAAATCCGCCACTCTTCTGAACACCCCGGTGGTGGTGCGGACCAGGGTAAGAATGTGATCGTGCTGGGAGCCAACAACTCCGCCCACGACATCTGTGCCGATCTTTATGAAAATGGGGCGCATCCGGTGATGATCCAGCGTTCCAGCACCCATATCTCCCGCTCGGGCACCCTGATGAAGGAGGTCTTCGGCCCGCTCTACTCCGAAGAGGCACTGGAATCCGGGCTGGACACCGAAAGCGCAGACCTGCTTTTCGCCTCCTGGCCCTACAAGATCCTGCATGAGGTGCAGAAGCCCATCTTCGACCGGATCCGGGAGCAGGACAAGGAGTTCTATGAGGGTCTGGAGAAGGCTGGTTTCCTGCTGGACTTCGGGGATGATGACTCCGGGCTGTTCCTCAAGTACCTGCGCCGTGCCTCCGGTTATTACATCGACGTCGGCGCCTCCGAACTGATCGCCTCCGGCAAGGTCGAGCTGCATTCCGGGGTCACCATTGAGGAGGTGAAGGAAAATTCGGTGGTGCTCAGCGATGGCACCGAACTCCCCGCCGATGTGATCGTGCTGGCCACCGGATACGGCTCCATGAACGGCTGGGCTGCCCAGTTGATCAGCCAGGAGGTGGCGGAGCGGGTAGGTAAGTGCTGGGGTCTGGGTTCGGATACCACCAAGGACCCCGGGCCCTGGGAGGGTGAACTGCGCAATATGTGGAAGCCCACCAGGCAGCCGAATCTCTGGTTTCACGGCGGCAACCTGCACCAGTCCCGGCACTACTCCCGCTACCTGGCACTCCAGCTCAAGGCCCGGGCGGAGGGAATGGACACCCCGGTGTACGGGTTGGCGGAGGTGCATCACGCGGCCTGA
- a CDS encoding helix-turn-helix domain-containing protein — protein MSKLFAGARIRTLRRSAHLTQVEMARQLNLSTSYLNQIENDQRPLTATVLMALTANFEVEASYFSPDQDARTVADLQSAFPQVPAEQLSDLASRYPDLVAEIIETNTHGNNREEGPYEAVRDFFYDARNYIDELDRLGENLAAELGDPQFRLSRMAALLDATAGVSVRFRRHSTGPRRIYHPDTRELHLRTGLTDAQNLFEIALQYALLIHDELLHRLATPLPDASSREVGRLGLAQYFAASVVLPYSSILRVAEETHYDIDRIAAHFGTGIETTCHRLSTLQRRGQRGIPFFFIRTDRAGNISKRQSATSFHFSRSGGSCPLWVIHRAFEQPNRFVRQVASMPDGRSYLWVARTVQGPAHGFGTPRREFVVGLGCDLSQADRLVYSQGLEMNPESATPIGPGCTACPRPHCPQRAFPQSERPLALDLNVTADEPYQTL, from the coding sequence ATGAGCAAGCTCTTCGCGGGGGCAAGAATTCGCACCCTCCGCCGCTCCGCACACCTCACCCAGGTCGAGATGGCTCGCCAGCTGAACCTCTCCACCAGCTACCTCAACCAAATCGAGAATGACCAACGCCCCCTGACCGCCACCGTGCTCATGGCACTGACCGCCAACTTTGAGGTCGAGGCCTCCTACTTCTCCCCCGACCAGGACGCCCGCACCGTCGCTGACCTCCAATCCGCCTTCCCCCAGGTACCCGCCGAACAACTCAGCGACCTCGCCTCCCGATACCCCGACCTCGTCGCCGAAATCATCGAAACCAACACCCACGGCAACAACCGGGAAGAAGGCCCCTACGAAGCGGTCCGGGACTTCTTCTACGATGCCCGCAACTACATTGACGAACTCGACCGACTCGGCGAAAACCTCGCCGCCGAACTCGGCGACCCCCAATTCCGGCTCAGCCGCATGGCCGCCCTCCTCGATGCCACAGCTGGAGTCAGCGTCCGCTTCCGCCGCCACTCCACCGGCCCCCGCCGCATCTACCACCCCGACACCCGCGAACTACACCTCCGCACCGGGCTTACCGACGCCCAGAACCTCTTCGAGATCGCCCTCCAATACGCCCTGCTCATCCACGACGAACTACTCCACCGCCTCGCCACCCCGCTCCCCGACGCCTCCTCCCGCGAAGTCGGCCGCCTCGGCCTGGCCCAGTACTTCGCCGCCTCAGTAGTCCTCCCCTACAGCTCCATCCTCCGGGTGGCCGAAGAAACCCACTACGACATCGACCGCATCGCCGCCCACTTCGGCACCGGCATCGAAACCACCTGCCATCGCCTGTCCACCCTCCAAAGACGTGGCCAACGCGGCATCCCCTTCTTCTTCATCCGCACCGACCGCGCCGGAAACATCTCCAAACGACAATCCGCCACCAGCTTCCACTTCTCCCGCTCCGGGGGCTCCTGCCCACTCTGGGTGATCCACCGTGCCTTCGAACAACCCAACCGCTTCGTCCGCCAGGTGGCATCCATGCCGGATGGCCGCAGCTACCTCTGGGTCGCCCGCACCGTGCAGGGCCCGGCACACGGCTTCGGCACCCCGCGCCGGGAATTCGTGGTGGGACTGGGCTGCGATCTCAGCCAGGCAGACCGGCTGGTGTACAGCCAGGGACTGGAGATGAACCCGGAATCCGCGACCCCCATCGGCCCGGGCTGCACCGCCTGCCCCCGCCCACATTGCCCACAGCGGGCCTTCCCGCAGTCCGAACGTCCCCTGGCGCTGGATCTGAATGTGACAGCGGATGAGCCCTATCAAACCCTCTAA
- the prpD gene encoding 2-methylcitrate dehydratase PrpD: MIDHQVRTRRSAEEFPKEEHLAYKIARVAADPVEVPEDTREMIINRIIDNAAVSAASVLRRPVTVARRQAESHPVSASGAAVFGIPGSFSAEWAALANGVAVRELDFHDTFLAAEYSHPGDNIPPILAAAQHAGATGRDLIRGLATGYEIQVDLVRGMCLHEHKIDHVAHLGPSAAAGIGTLLNLDVETIYQAIGQALHTTTATRQSRKGEISSWKAFAPAFAGKMAIEAVDRAMRGEGAPSPIWEGEDGVIAWLLSGPDHEYTIPLPGEGEEKRGILDTYTKEHSAEYQSQAPIDLARRMGEQLAAEGKNLSEVESIVLHTSHHTHYVIGTGSNDPQKFDPDASRETLDHSIMYIFAVALEDRSWHHGHSYSPERAHRPETIELWQKVSTVEDPEWTRRYHSTDPKEKAFGARAVITFTDGTVVEDELAVADAHPLGARPFAREQYIQKFRTLAEGVIAEEEQERFLKAVQSLPDLEDLRELNIELTSEVLSQAPDTGKGLL; encoded by the coding sequence ATGATCGACCACCAGGTGCGTACCCGCCGTTCAGCTGAGGAGTTCCCCAAGGAGGAGCACCTCGCCTACAAGATCGCCCGCGTTGCCGCTGATCCCGTGGAGGTGCCGGAAGACACCCGTGAGATGATCATCAACCGCATCATCGACAATGCCGCTGTCTCCGCGGCTTCTGTCCTGCGTCGCCCGGTCACCGTTGCCCGCCGTCAGGCTGAGTCGCATCCGGTTTCCGCTTCCGGTGCCGCCGTTTTCGGCATCCCGGGCAGCTTCTCCGCTGAGTGGGCTGCCCTGGCCAATGGTGTGGCAGTGCGTGAGCTGGATTTCCACGACACCTTCCTGGCCGCCGAGTACTCCCATCCCGGTGACAATATCCCCCCGATCCTGGCGGCTGCCCAGCATGCCGGCGCGACCGGACGTGACCTGATTCGTGGCCTGGCCACCGGTTATGAGATTCAGGTGGATCTGGTCCGCGGCATGTGCCTGCATGAGCACAAGATCGACCACGTCGCCCATCTCGGTCCTTCTGCGGCTGCCGGTATCGGCACCCTGCTGAACCTGGATGTGGAGACCATCTACCAGGCCATCGGACAGGCTTTGCACACCACCACCGCCACCCGCCAGTCCCGTAAGGGTGAGATCTCCTCCTGGAAGGCTTTCGCCCCGGCGTTTGCCGGCAAGATGGCCATTGAGGCCGTGGACCGTGCGATGCGCGGGGAGGGTGCACCTTCCCCGATCTGGGAGGGTGAGGATGGTGTCATCGCCTGGCTGCTCTCCGGCCCGGATCATGAGTACACCATTCCGCTGCCGGGGGAGGGTGAGGAAAAGCGCGGCATCCTCGACACCTACACCAAGGAACATTCCGCGGAGTACCAGTCCCAGGCCCCGATCGATCTGGCCCGCCGCATGGGCGAACAGCTCGCCGCCGAAGGAAAGAACCTCAGTGAGGTGGAGTCCATCGTCCTGCACACCAGTCACCACACCCATTATGTGATCGGTACCGGATCCAACGACCCGCAGAAATTTGATCCGGACGCCTCCCGGGAGACCCTGGACCACTCCATCATGTACATCTTCGCGGTGGCGCTGGAGGATCGTTCCTGGCATCACGGGCACTCCTACTCCCCGGAGCGGGCACACCGTCCGGAGACCATTGAACTGTGGCAGAAGGTCTCCACCGTCGAGGATCCGGAGTGGACCCGCCGCTACCACTCCACCGACCCGAAGGAGAAGGCCTTCGGTGCCAGAGCCGTGATCACCTTCACCGATGGCACCGTCGTCGAGGATGAGCTGGCGGTGGCCGACGCTCACCCTCTGGGCGCCCGCCCCTTCGCCAGGGAGCAGTACATCCAGAAATTCCGGACCCTGGCTGAGGGGGTCATCGCCGAAGAGGAGCAGGAGCGCTTCCTCAAGGCGGTGCAGTCCCTCCCGGATCTTGAGGACCTGCGGGAACTTAATATCGAGCTGACCTCCGAAGTTCTGTCCCAGGCTCCCGACACCGGAAAGGGCCTGCTCTGA